One genomic window of Scatophagus argus isolate fScaArg1 chromosome 16, fScaArg1.pri, whole genome shotgun sequence includes the following:
- the LOC124072681 gene encoding integrin alpha-3-like isoform X3, with the protein MWLGVSVASQDQPGGRVLACGHRFIKLYGALNLRHMVGRCYLRGNDLQFDKTDLHWQNLDQPCSHLGDVTSEVMCNMGISASITQTEIIVGSPGSYEWQGNVHISWMNPDVDFDTQRSSFPNLQRRNVYIGYSVTQALHLLSQDDETVVTGAPKDSKEDARGSVLLAVKQGDKLMIRQTLRGEQTGSYFGNAVATADLNNDGWNDLLVGAPFYFHRQQETGGAVYVFMNAGGWFDSRPSVVLRGPVGSAFGMSVTAAGDLNQDGFQDFAVGAPFHETGSVMIWSGSSKGISAEPTQVVRGSSISPGFRTFGYSLSGGRDVDGNKYPDLLVGSLDDTVALLRTRPVVHLNKTLRVSPDVVDPNSCDFCIQVEVCFSYMFTTGETHSRDNITVHFTVTADVTSLKPRLRFQGNGQSVRSGYLSMPKQQCETLRVELLSPVRDKVEPLVFSLNVSLYEKLPKKRNIVQDLKRLPVLSQTPQPMKTQIHIQKACGSDNRCHSNLQMMAQFTDEHHTPFTTHKGRQVLYYTGNMNRLFLEVNVTNTPSTSRPAEDAHNAILNISIPPVFIYSGVRTKGDDQVKCSADDSVLLCDLGNPFRSNQEVQVLIIFQPSDISLNSREIQSVLQLSTLSEQSDLFPVSVSMLVKYSLQAYLSLINPPGPASFSGHVVGESAMKRTKDVGSLLVFTFQVHISGKPLGHLGNLQVEFDWPMEVSNGKWLLYLTEIQVNGTSEPNCVPPGDIINPLNLMLSKEEKKKRRSLEENVKDNKAVQREKPLPVIHLQGQKKKSYSLDCVHGANCVTFVCPLVNMNNSATLTVRARLWNSTLIEHYSDARSVLVRGRASLKLQTNIPTINMESLSTEIEVHVYPDLGQQVDSSAPLWIIVLSVLAGVLLLALICLLLWKCGFFMRQREWQAAVLHHGRIVSKDEQQVFMDSDGFLIQDCVSSSRSRNSPKHWVTSWTETS; encoded by the exons ATGTGGTTGGGTGTTTCAGTAGCCAGTCAGGACCAGCCTGGGGGGAGGGTCCTG GCATGTGGTCATCGGTTCATTAAACTATACGGGGCGCTCAACCTCAGACACATGGTTGGCCGCTGTTATCTCCGTGGAAATGACCTGCAGTTTGACAAAACGGACCTGCACTGGCAGAACCTGGACCAGCCCTGCAG tcaccTGGGTGATGTCACCAGTGAGGTCATGTGTAACATGGGGATTTCGGCCTCCATCACTCAGACTGAAATCATCGTCGGTTCACCTGGAAGCTATGAGTGGCAAG GTAACGTCCACATCTCGTGGATGAATCCAGATGTTGACTTTGACACCCAGAGGAGCTCCTTCCCCAACCTGCAGCGCAGAAACGTTTATATAG gatACTCTGTCACTCAGgctcttcatcttctctccCAGGATGATGAAACCGTAGTAACAG GAGCTCCTAAGGACAGTAAAGAAGACGCTCGtggctctgtgctgctggccGTGAAGCAGGGGGACAAACTGATGATTCGGCAGACTCTGCGCGGCGAACAGACAGGCTCGTACTTTGGTAACGCCGTGGCAACCGCCGACCTCAACAACGACGG GTGGAATGACCTGCTAGTGGGCGCTCCTTTTTACTTCCATCGTCAGCAGGAGACGGGTGGGGCAGTTTATGTGTTCATGAATGCAGGAGGTTGGTTTGATTCTCGGCCCAGTGTGGTGCTGAGAGGACCAGTTGGGTCGGCGTTTGGTATGTCTGTTACTGCTGCCGGAGATCTGAACCAAGATGGCTTCCAGG acttCGCAGTGGGAGCTCCTTtccatgaaacaggaagtgtgatgATCTGGAGCGGCAGCAGCAAGGGGATCTCTGCAGAACCGACCCAG GTGGTCCGGGGAAGCAGCATCTCTCCTGGCTTCAGGACTTTCGGGTACTCTCTGTCTGGAGGACGGGATGTTGATGGGAACAAATATCCAGATCTGCTGGTCGGCTCTCTGGACGACACCGTCGCTCTACTCAG AACGCGACCAGTCGTTCACCTGAATAAAACGCTCAGAGTTTCTCCGGACGTCGTTGACCCGAACAGCTGTGACTTCTG tattCAGGTGGAGGTGTGTTTCTCCTACATGTTCACCACCGGAGAGACGCACAGCAGAGACAACATCA ctGTCCACTTCACTGTGACTGCTGATGTCACCAGTCTCAAGCCCCGACTCCGTTTCCAAGGAAACGGGCAGAGCGTGCGATCTGGTTACCTGTCGATgccaaaacaacagtgtgaGACCCTGAGAGTCGAACTGCTG AGTCCAGTGCGAGACAAAGTGGAACCTTTGGTGTTCTCCCTGAACGTCTCTCTGTATGAGAAGCTACccaagaaaagaaatattgttCAGGACCTAAAACGCCTCCCAGTGCTGAGTCAGACACCTCAACCCATGAAAACCCAG ATCCACATCCAGAAGGCCTGCGGTTCTGATAACCGTTGTCATAGTAACTTGCAGATGATGGCCCAGTTCACAGATGAGCACCACACACCCTTCACCAC GCACAAAGGCAGGCAGGTGTTGTACTACACTGGCAACATGAACCGACTGTTCCTGGAGGTGAATGTCACCAACACGCCGTCCACAAGCCGACCAGCAGAGGACGCTCACAATGCCATTCTGAACATTAGCATCCCACCAGTGTTCATATATTCTGGAGTGCGAACAAAG ggTGATGACCAGGTGAAGTGTTCTGCTGACGACAGTGTTCTCCTCTGTGATCTGGGGAACCCATTCAGAAGCAACCAGGAG GTTCAGGTGTTGATCATATTTCAGCCATCTGACATCAGTTTAAACTCCAGAGAGAttcagtctgtgctgcagctgtccac GCTTAGTGAGCAGTCGgatctgtttcctgtctctgtctccatgttGGTGAAGTATTCACTGCAGGCATATCTCTCTCT GATCAATCCACCAGGCCCCGCCTCCTTCAGTGGTCATGTGGTTGGTGAGTCGGCCATGAAGAGGACGAAGGATGTCGGCAGTCTGCTGGTCTTCACCTTCCAG GTGCACATCAGTGGGAAGCCACTGGGTCACCTAGGAAACCTGCAGGTGGAGTTTGATTGGCCAATGGAAGTGTCCAATGGGAAGTGGCTGTTGTACCTCACAGAGATCCAAGTGAACGGCACATCAGAGCCTAACTGTGTTCCGCCCGGCGACATCATCAACCCCCTCAACCTCATG CTGTcgaaggaggagaagaagaagaggaggagtctGGAGGAGAATGTGAAGGACAATAAGGCggtgcagagagaaaaacctCTACCTGTCATTCACCTGCagggacagaagaagaagtccTACAGTCTG gacTGTGTGCATGGGGCGAACTGTGTGACGTTTGTCTGTCCACTGGTCAACATGAACAACTCGGCGACTCTGACTGTCAGAGCCAGACTCTGGAACTCCACGCTTATTGAG cactACAGCGATGCGAGGAGCGTGTTGGTTCGAGGCCGAGCGTCCCTGAAGCTTCAGACTAACATACCGACCATCAACATGGAGTCTCTCAGCACAGAG ATTGAAGTCCACGTCTATCCAGACCTGGGGCAGCAGGTGGACTCCAGCGCCCCCCTGTGGATCATTGTGTTGTCTGTTCTGGCTGGAGTTTTACTGCTGGCTCTCATCTGCCTGCTGCTATGGAAG tgtgGTTTCTTCATGCGTCAGAGGGAGTGGCAGGCCGCGGTGCTCCACCACGGGAGGATTGTGAGTAAAGATGAGCAGCAGGTGTTTATGGACTCTGATGGTTTCCTGATCCAAGACTGTGTCTCTTCATCCAGAAGCAGGAACTCACCCAAACACTGGGTCACCTCTTGGACTGAGACAAGCTGA